One segment of Drosophila ananassae strain 14024-0371.13 chromosome 3R, ASM1763931v2, whole genome shotgun sequence DNA contains the following:
- the LOC6505370 gene encoding uncharacterized protein LOC6505370, with product MTEGFFERPKLPCGGGITPRPIYQKLMIENLTIIRPPILKIFYWENFDISGLNRKLRSNRAEHEHIIAVPVRQIHSQPLKMIFWMRNLSDKELELSLKRLQNCQCQPLQTRVGFNQFRQLFHCPHRRLLQVNQEAMKIKPDEVVALTVTAYFFLYGEHLLTYEVSTGDHRKFLWHFKLEISAFDPEKCLLTKELIPVNIRNYYHVTQPIWVQNITMQHLTFSFSSRDRGMKLLNMSLTVPRQSVWPLLVDYRPLDYENEAEVLLSFENAKARYKIKARGVLADDKEETDMPLKERECVDFLHVIYPNRVSFEVCLREDRTQLVNVHNYGQKCMEFRWQSYIINEFFSVVFNPPTFRLKGHHSKLCEIKVSVFDRLVHFRRIPIVLEVHRILDRATLIAKAELEEIESIDDPKWKEDSYVEHVYLHLNIRTIVKPASEASDELDAADKIDPTAGPVPCSQFGHGSGLPPGSVSSPAAGAGGDGPPPAPVLSPAMIEEQRKEAERKETISRLMAKNKLSSNEVIELSMAIDQRITIFEKLFWKYLSKSKFMRINPERKRVKAVKTYEQVIASDIEQNPDNNSETDRNHIIEIVSRLMQEAINDLAKNWVFIPAQYYDRHP from the exons ATGACTGAGGGATTTTTCGAAAGGCCCAAGCTGCCCTGCGGCGGCGGTATCACGCCCAGACCCATCTACCAGAAACTAATGATCGAAAACCTGACCATTATCAGGCCTCCAATCCTGAAGATTTTTTATTGGGAGAACTTTGATATTTCGGG ATTAAATAGAAAGTTACGCTCGAACCGCGCAGAACATGAACACATTATTGCCGTGCCCGTACGCCAGATCCACAGTCAGCCCCTGAAGATGATTTTCTGGATGCGGAATCTCTCTGACAAGGAACTAGAACTTTCTTTGAAGCGTCTACAAAACTGTCAGTGCCAACCACTGCAGACACGAGTGGGATTCAACCAGTTCCGCCAACTCTTCCACTGCCCTCATCGACGGCTGCTCCAAGTGAATCAGGAGGCCATGAAAATCAAGCCCGATGAAGTCGTGGCCCTTACGGTTACGGCCTACTTTTTCCTTTACGGTGAGCATTTGCTCACCTATGAGGTCAG CACTGGCGATCACCGGAAGTTCCTTTGGCATTTCAAGCTAGAGATCTCGGCCTTTGACCCCGAGAAATGCCTTCTCACGAAGGAACTCATTCCGGTGAACATAAGAAACTACTACCATGTGACCCAACCTATTTGGGTGCAGAACATCACTATGCAGCACCtgacattttctttttcttcgaGGGATCGTGGTATGAAGCTGCTCAACATGAGTCTCACCGTTCCGAGGCAAAGCGTGTGGCCTCTATTGGTGGACTATCGACCTTTGGACTACGAAAATGAG GCAGAAGTTCTGCTTTCCTTCGAAAACGCCAAGGCTCGCTATAAAATCAAGGCTCGGGGCGTCCTGGCAGATGACAAGGAGGAAACGGATATGCCTTTAAAGGAGCGGGAGTGTGTCGACTTCCTGCATGTCATCTATCCCAACCGCGTCAGTTTCGAGGTCTGCCTGCGGGAGGATCGAACTCAGCTTGTGAATGTCCACAACTACGGACAAAAATGTATGGAGTTCCGCTGGCAGAG CTACATCATCAACGAATTCTTCTCGGTGGTCTTCAATCCGCCCACATTCCGGCTGAAGGGTCACCACTCGAAGCTCTGTGAGATCAAGGTGTCCGTTTTCGACCGCCTGGTGCATTTCCGGCGCATTCCTATTGTGCTGGAAGTGCACCGCATTCTGGACCGCGCCACCCTGATCGCCAAGGCGGAGCTGGAGGAGATCGAGTCCATTGACGATCCCAAGTGGAAGGAGGATAGCTACGTGGAGCACGTTTATCTACATCTAAACATCCGCACCATTGTGAAGCCCGCTTCGGAGGCCAGCGATGAGTTGGACGCTGCCGATAAGATTGATCCCACCGCCGGCCCAGTGCCCTGCAGCCAGTTTGGTCATGGCAGTGGGTTGCCTCCCGGATCGGTGTCCTCACCAGCAGCTGGAGCCGGAGGGGATGGACCTCCGCCAGCGCCAGTGCTGTCGCCAGCCATGATCGAGGAGCAGCGAAAGGAGGCGGAGCGCAAGGAGACCATCTCCCGGCTAATGGCCAAGAACAAACTCAGTTCCAACGAGGTCATAGAGCTGAGCATGGCCATTGACCAGCGAATCACCATCTTCGAGAAGCTCTTCTGGAAATATCTCAGCAAGTCCAAATTCATGCGCATCAATCCGGAGCGGAAGCGGGTCAAGGCTGTGAAGACATATGAGCAGGTGATTGCCTCCGATATAGAGCAGAATCCGGACAATAATTCAGAAACCGATAGAAA CCACATTATTGAAATTGTTTCCCGTTTAATGCAGGAAGCCATAAACGACCTGGCCAAGAACTGGGTCTTCATTCCGGCGCAGTACTACGACCGCCATCCTTAA
- the LOC6505372 gene encoding cyclin-dependent kinases regulatory subunit, with translation MSKDIYYSDKYYDEQFEYRHVVLPKEMVKMVPKTHLMTEAEWRSIGVQQSRGWIHYMIHKPEPHILLFRRPKTED, from the exons ATGAGCAAGGACATCTACTACTCAGACAAATACTACGATGAGCAGTTCGAGTACAG ACATGTGGTTCTGCCGAAGGAAATGGTGAAGATGGTACCCAAGACTCATCTGATGACGGAGGCCGAGTGGCGGTCCATTGGGGTGCAGCAGTCGCGCGGCTGGATACACTACATGATCCACAAACCGGAGCCACATATTCTGCTATTTCGGCGTCCCAAGACGGAGGACTAG